A single window of Salvia splendens isolate huo1 chromosome 6, SspV2, whole genome shotgun sequence DNA harbors:
- the LOC121808874 gene encoding uncharacterized protein LOC121808874 has protein sequence MASAQPPPSAPTKSSTQAHAYANQPARSFSNGYSQSPSHSSGSSRPISKRFRNVSLEEYRRHIAAGTCVKCGLKFELTHRCPPKTLNVLICEEEEGSAVDSDPEESELLDTDVEPQLSVLSLNGLDTTNTMKLFREIDSQQVKVMVDSGANYCFISEQCAQRLQLPITPTSPYSVVLGDGTTRREAGLCRGVFLTLEKEEFVVSCYVFPLQNIDVILRVSWLASLGYVWANWQHSSTDFSVDCRPVSLKGDPTLMRRACSSKDLRCLEEGDCCWVLHSVQKEVVAEPFGISSSLSQAAQSQLLKLIEEFPSITREAAGLPPCRRTDHRIPLRPGTDPVSVRPYRYNHLQKDEMERLVAEMLTSGVIQPSTSPFSSPVLLVRKKDGSWRFCVDYRELNKRTIPDKYPILVIQELLDELHGAKWFSKIDLKAGYHQIRVAPNDVPKTVFRTHSGHYEFLVMPFGLTNAPATFQSLMNDIFRPALCKFVLVFFDDILVYNTTWADHMRHLRRVFEALHAHALVVNSKKCLLGRDSVEYLGLIVSF, from the coding sequence ATGGCATCCGCCCAGCCCCCGCCATCAGCGCCCACCAAGTCGTCCACCCAGGCACACGCATATGCAAACCAGCCAGCTCGCTCTTTCTCAAACGGGTACTCCCAATCCCCCTCTCACTCCTCTGGCTCGTCAAGACCCATATCCAAACGCTTTCGGAACGTGTCTCTAGAGGAATATAGGCGGCACATAGCAGCAGGGACCTGTGTCAAGTGCGGCCTGAAGTTCGAGCTGACTCATAGATGCCCCCCCAAGACGCTCAACGTCCTGATCTGCGAGGAGGAAGAAGGATCAGCCGTTGATTCAGATCCTGAGGAGTCAGAACTTTTGGACACCGACGTGGAGCCGCAGCTCTCCGTCCTATCCCTGAATGGGCTGGACACGACCAATACAATGAAATTATTTAGGGAAATCGACTCACAACAGGTCAAGGTGATGGTGGATAGCGGCGCTAACTACTGTTTCATTTCAGAACAGTGTGCCCAACGGCTCCAGCTGCCGATTACTCCCACATCGCCCTACTCGGTGGTGTTGGGCGACGGGACCACACGACGAGAAGCAGGGCTCTGCAGGGGCGTTTTTCTTACATTAGAGaaggaggagtttgtggtttCATGCTATGTCTTTCCCCTCCAGAACATCGACGTAATTTTGCGGGTATCGTGGCTCGCTTCTCTCGGATACGTTTGGGCAAATTGGCAGCACTCTTCCACGGATTTTTCAGTCGACTGCCGACCCGTTTCGCTCAAAGGCGATCCAACTCTAATGCGGCGGGCCTGCTCCTCCAAGGACCTCCGCTGCCTCGAGGAAGGGGACTGTTGCTGGGTCCTCCATTCGGTACAGAAAGAGGTCGTGGCGGAGCCTTTCGGGATCAGCTCGTCCCTATCGCAGGCAGCCCAATCGCAACTGCTGAAACTGATAGAGGAGTTCCCTTCGATCACACGGGAGGCCGCGGGTTTACCCCCCTGCCGCCGCACTGACCATCGCATACCTCTGCGACCAGGTACTGACCCCGTCTCTGTCCGCCCATATCGGTATAATCATTTACAGAAAGATGAAATGGAGAGGCTCGTCGCCGAGATGTTGACTTCCGGGGTGATTCAGCCAAGTACTAGCCCTTTTTCTAGCCCGGTACTCCTCGTGCGTAAGAAGGACGGCTCTTGGAGATTTTGCGTCGATTACAGGGAACTGAACAAGCGGACCATTCCCGACAAATACCCTATTCTAGTGATACAGGAATTACTTGACGAACTACATGGGGCCAAGTGGTTCAGCAAGATCGACCTGAAAGCCGGCTATCACCAAATCCGGGTTGCCCCTAACGACGTACCCAAGACGGTGTTTCGCACACATTCCGGTCATTATGAGTTCCTGGTTATGCCGTTCGGCCTCACCAACGCCCCGGCAACGTTCCAGAGCTTGATGAACGACATCTTCAGACCGGCGCTATGCAAGTTCGTCTTGGTTTTCTTTGACGACATCCTCGTCTATAACACGACCTGGGCAGACCATATGCGCCACCTTCGACGTGTTTTTGAAGCCTTGCACGCTCACGCCCTCGTCGTCAACTCCAAAAAGTGCCTTCTTGGGCGGGACAGCGTCGAGTATCTTGGGCTTATCGTGTCCTTTTGA